In the genome of Desulfomonilaceae bacterium, one region contains:
- the argC gene encoding N-acetyl-gamma-glutamyl-phosphate reductase: protein MLSALIFGATGYTGIELIRILSSHPEVRIEGGSSRTWSKQRASAIFPYISKKNDFPLIELDDLLESPKADVAFLALPHGDSAIAARKLLNAGVRVIDLSADFRLKDLGTYEQWYGKHKDPDLLGRSIYGLPEIRREEIKRSELIANPGCYPSTVILGVAPTIGLPGVDTSCPIVDSKSGISGAGRGAKLNTSFCESGEGFKPYGVLGHRHIPEMEQELSLLAGNKVTVRFTPHLIPVSRGMVSTIYLKTDPLLKSEHLREVFCEFYEDEDFITVLPHGIFPDTSRVRGSNQAHISVEIDVRTDYAVIMVAIDNLVKGASGVAVQNMNLMFGFEENTALTALPLFP from the coding sequence ATGTTAAGCGCTTTAATATTTGGAGCGACCGGTTATACCGGTATTGAGTTGATCAGAATCCTTTCCAGCCATCCGGAAGTTCGCATAGAAGGCGGCAGTTCGAGGACATGGTCGAAACAAAGAGCTAGCGCCATTTTTCCATACATTTCCAAGAAAAACGATTTTCCCCTTATTGAGCTTGACGATCTCTTAGAGTCGCCCAAAGCCGATGTGGCTTTCTTGGCTCTCCCTCACGGGGATTCTGCCATAGCCGCCCGTAAACTGCTCAATGCTGGTGTCAGGGTTATAGATCTATCAGCGGATTTTCGTCTCAAAGACCTCGGGACGTATGAGCAGTGGTACGGGAAGCACAAGGACCCGGATCTACTGGGCAGATCGATATATGGGCTACCGGAGATTCGCAGAGAGGAAATTAAAAGATCTGAGCTAATAGCGAATCCCGGTTGTTACCCCTCCACGGTGATATTAGGGGTGGCTCCGACCATCGGGCTGCCGGGAGTAGATACTTCGTGTCCCATTGTAGATTCCAAGTCCGGAATCTCAGGAGCGGGTCGAGGAGCTAAACTCAATACTAGCTTTTGTGAATCGGGTGAGGGCTTCAAGCCCTATGGAGTATTAGGCCATAGACACATCCCTGAAATGGAACAGGAACTTTCTTTGTTGGCAGGAAATAAGGTTACTGTCAGGTTTACCCCACATCTCATTCCTGTGAGTCGTGGAATGGTCAGCACAATTTACTTGAAGACCGACCCACTATTAAAATCCGAACATTTAAGAGAAGTCTTCTGCGAATTCTACGAAGATGAGGACTTTATAACGGTCCTACCCCACGGAATATTTCCTGACACATCTCGAGTGAGAGGTTCAAATCAAGCTCATATTTCGGTGGAGATTGACGTACGAACCGATTACGCAGTGATTATGGTTGCGATTGACAATCTCGTGAAAGGGGCTTCTGGAGTAGCTGTCCAGAATATGAACCTAATGTTCGGTTTTGAAGAAAACACGGCATTGACAGCGCTCCCATTGTTTCCGTGA
- a CDS encoding YIP1 family protein produces MICPKCGKEFNPYLRPTELCEDCFGKTDVGEQTEFFEQSPPSGSSSAGFKGYCPWEDEEGLGFTRGLIETFKQSLFDSTNFFKRLPLQGGYKLPFLYALVISSVSIVIGYTFSVMTNSTALPLMMPEGMMVGSRIGSLMYMLLMLILGIFLHPLLLFLCLMVLGVRSASLESTFRISCYCFGPEIFRSIPFVGWLIAGIWQFVILVIGLREGFLIGTGRAVISIMLPLIIVLSVVVVIIMMVVGKLMAFHAFLF; encoded by the coding sequence GTGATTTGTCCAAAGTGCGGGAAAGAGTTTAATCCTTATCTGAGGCCCACTGAATTGTGTGAGGATTGTTTTGGAAAGACTGACGTGGGCGAACAGACAGAATTTTTTGAGCAAAGCCCTCCGTCCGGTTCAAGTTCTGCTGGCTTCAAAGGATATTGCCCTTGGGAGGACGAAGAGGGGCTCGGCTTTACTCGAGGTTTAATAGAGACGTTTAAGCAGTCTTTGTTCGATTCAACCAATTTTTTCAAGCGCTTGCCGCTTCAGGGGGGCTACAAGCTTCCGTTTCTTTATGCTCTCGTAATATCAAGTGTTTCTATTGTGATCGGATACACTTTTTCTGTTATGACCAATTCAACAGCATTACCTTTGATGATGCCCGAAGGAATGATGGTGGGCTCAAGAATAGGGAGCCTTATGTATATGCTGTTGATGCTGATTCTGGGAATTTTTCTGCATCCTCTTCTCTTGTTTCTTTGCCTGATGGTTCTTGGAGTTCGAAGCGCCTCTCTGGAATCGACATTTAGGATAAGCTGTTACTGTTTTGGGCCTGAAATCTTTCGCTCAATTCCATTTGTAGGTTGGCTGATCGCCGGGATTTGGCAGTTTGTCATTTTGGTGATAGGTCTGAGAGAAGGATTCCTGATAGGAACCGGTAGAGCTGTAATCTCAATCATGTTACCGTTGATAATCGTTCTCTCTGTCGTCGTTGTCATCATAATGATGGTTGTTGGCAAACTGATGGCATTTCATGCCTTCCTGTTCTGA
- the glmU gene encoding bifunctional UDP-N-acetylglucosamine diphosphorylase/glucosamine-1-phosphate N-acetyltransferase GlmU — translation MKHYGAVILAAGKGTRMKSNFCKVLHPVAGRPMLAYVLDAVRSLDVDRTVVVVGHQAEEVMLRFKSRNLDFVQQEPQLGTGHAVKQCSALFEKFEGHVLIMCGDTPLIRSDTLERFMRFHDERSSLLSVFTTHLKSPFGYGRIIRDDADYVAKIVEEKDASDSEKTVLEVNTGIYIIQAALLFNLLGKIKADNSQKEYYLTDVVSEANKIGVKVHACNTEDSSVVVGVNSRSDLAVANHAVWDRIRLRLMSDGVTLQDPSSFYGDFGISIGPDTTICPNVMITGNTSIGEDCLVEPGCLINDSKIEHRVRILLGSKLDKVEVQHDVSIGPMAHLRPNAKIGRNARIGNFVEVKNTFIGVGTKAAHLTYLGDSHIGENVNIGCGAITCNYDGKKKHPTIIEDNCFVGSDVQFVAPVRIGSGSVIGAGSTITRDVPPNSLAVSRSKQKVFPLRFGQGPNSKNEDR, via the coding sequence ATGAAACATTATGGCGCTGTTATCCTTGCTGCCGGCAAGGGAACGCGTATGAAGTCGAATTTTTGTAAAGTGCTCCATCCAGTTGCTGGTAGGCCAATGCTAGCCTACGTTCTGGACGCTGTCAGGAGTTTAGACGTTGACAGAACAGTAGTTGTGGTTGGCCATCAGGCAGAAGAGGTTATGCTTCGGTTTAAATCCCGGAATCTTGATTTTGTGCAGCAGGAGCCGCAGTTAGGTACCGGACACGCAGTAAAGCAATGTTCGGCTTTGTTTGAAAAATTTGAGGGCCACGTGTTGATAATGTGCGGGGATACTCCGCTCATCAGGTCAGATACTCTAGAACGCTTTATGAGGTTTCACGACGAGAGATCAAGTTTGCTCAGCGTATTCACCACTCACCTAAAGAGCCCTTTTGGCTATGGTCGAATCATACGGGATGACGCGGATTACGTGGCAAAAATAGTTGAAGAAAAGGACGCTAGCGATTCTGAGAAGACTGTCCTTGAAGTAAACACCGGTATATACATTATTCAGGCCGCCCTGCTGTTCAACTTGCTGGGGAAAATTAAAGCTGACAACAGTCAGAAGGAATATTACCTCACCGATGTTGTTTCGGAAGCTAACAAAATCGGCGTCAAGGTTCATGCGTGCAACACAGAAGACTCTTCTGTTGTCGTAGGTGTGAACAGTAGATCTGATTTAGCGGTTGCCAACCATGCTGTGTGGGACCGTATACGACTAAGACTGATGTCGGATGGAGTCACTCTCCAAGATCCGTCATCCTTTTATGGAGATTTCGGAATATCCATTGGTCCGGACACGACAATTTGCCCCAATGTAATGATAACCGGAAACACTTCAATTGGAGAGGACTGCCTGGTGGAACCAGGTTGTTTGATAAATGATTCCAAGATAGAGCACAGAGTGCGTATTCTTTTGGGGTCCAAACTGGATAAAGTCGAAGTTCAGCACGATGTGTCAATAGGCCCTATGGCCCATTTAAGGCCAAATGCGAAGATTGGGAGAAACGCTAGAATAGGAAATTTCGTAGAAGTTAAGAACACATTCATAGGGGTTGGAACCAAAGCTGCTCATTTGACTTATCTTGGTGACAGTCATATAGGCGAAAATGTGAACATCGGTTGTGGCGCTATCACATGTAATTATGATGGAAAGAAAAAGCATCCTACGATAATTGAGGACAACTGCTTTGTGGGTTCGGACGTGCAATTTGTGGCTCCTGTCCGAATAGGTTCAGGTAGCGTCATAGGAGCAGGGAGCACTATTACCCGGGATGTGCCTCCGAATTCT
- a CDS encoding histidinol phosphate phosphatase domain-containing protein, with translation MIDFHTHTLFSDGVLVPSELVRRAEVMGYRAIGLTDHVDSSNLEFVVPRIVRVAQELNKNQRVFVVPGVEITHAPPAQIAELIVEARKHGAVLVITHGESPVEPVAPGTNHAAILAETDILAHPGMISEEDATLAKQKNVFLEITCRSGHSLTNGHVFRMALESGAQLVINTDTHTPDNLITDQKADVVLRGSGMTGREATRVLDSNEKLLDVLKARMDW, from the coding sequence ATGATAGATTTTCACACTCACACACTGTTTAGCGATGGAGTTCTAGTGCCGAGCGAGTTAGTTAGGAGGGCGGAAGTAATGGGTTACCGCGCCATAGGCTTGACAGACCACGTCGACTCGTCAAATTTGGAATTCGTGGTTCCAAGAATTGTTCGGGTTGCGCAGGAGCTAAATAAGAATCAGAGAGTATTCGTTGTTCCAGGGGTTGAAATTACCCACGCTCCGCCTGCTCAGATAGCAGAGTTAATTGTTGAGGCCAGAAAACATGGAGCAGTATTGGTCATTACTCATGGGGAATCCCCCGTGGAGCCGGTGGCCCCAGGGACAAATCATGCGGCGATTTTGGCTGAAACGGATATACTTGCCCATCCCGGCATGATTTCGGAAGAAGACGCAACCCTCGCCAAACAGAAAAATGTTTTTTTGGAAATCACATGCAGATCTGGCCATAGTCTAACAAACGGCCACGTTTTCAGGATGGCTTTGGAAAGTGGCGCCCAACTGGTTATCAATACGGATACTCATACTCCTGACAACCTTATCACCGACCAAAAGGCTGACGTTGTGTTGAGAGGGTCGGGGATGACCGGGCGCGAAGCGACGAGAGTTTTGGACTCTAACGAGAAGCTTCTTGATGTTTTGAAGGCACGAATGGATTGGTAA
- the guaB gene encoding IMP dehydrogenase, whose product MVVHESLTFDDVFLVPCYSELLPSEVDVQTSLTSTIALNIPIVSAAMDTVTESEMAISLARQGGIGIIHRNLGIPEQVREVDRVKRSESGMIVDPITIHPEQKISDALQIMKKYHISGVPVTVKGYLKGILTNRDLRFIEDLDLKVEEVMTKDNLITVDEKIGIEESKALLHKHRIEKLVVVDSENRVKGLITIKDIQKAIMYPSSAKDEFGRLRVGAAVGVGPDREERVEALIRRGVDVIVVDTSHGHSKNVIEAIGDIKANYKNCQVIGGNIATPEAVRDLVKAGADGVKLGVGPGSICTTRIVAGVGVPQVSAIIECSKVANELGIPMIADGGVKYSGDVTKAIAAGANTVMIGGLLAGTDESPGESVLYQGRSYKSYRGMGSLEAMKDGSRDRYGQHEGVQEHKLVPEGIVGMVPAKGPVADSITQLIGGLKAGMGYLGAKTLDELRLKATFVKVTASGLKESHVHDVVITKEAPNYRRES is encoded by the coding sequence ATGGTTGTCCATGAATCTTTGACTTTTGATGATGTTTTTCTAGTTCCCTGCTACTCGGAGTTGTTACCCTCCGAAGTTGACGTTCAAACCAGTCTTACGTCAACGATTGCCTTGAATATTCCAATCGTTAGCGCTGCGATGGATACGGTTACGGAATCGGAGATGGCTATCAGTCTGGCTCGTCAAGGAGGGATAGGCATCATCCATCGCAATTTGGGAATTCCCGAGCAGGTTCGGGAGGTTGATCGGGTAAAGAGATCAGAGTCCGGTATGATCGTAGATCCGATAACTATACACCCAGAGCAAAAGATATCGGATGCTCTTCAAATAATGAAAAAATATCACATCTCCGGAGTGCCTGTAACGGTTAAGGGCTATCTCAAAGGTATACTCACCAATAGGGACCTCCGTTTTATCGAAGACCTCGATCTCAAAGTCGAAGAAGTGATGACCAAAGACAACCTGATCACAGTCGATGAGAAAATAGGTATTGAGGAATCCAAGGCCCTCCTTCACAAGCATCGAATTGAGAAATTGGTAGTCGTTGACAGCGAGAATCGCGTTAAGGGACTTATTACTATAAAGGATATTCAAAAGGCGATCATGTACCCGAGTTCTGCGAAAGATGAGTTCGGTAGGCTTCGGGTAGGCGCAGCTGTCGGCGTTGGGCCTGATCGAGAAGAACGAGTGGAAGCGCTTATAAGGCGAGGAGTCGACGTCATTGTGGTAGACACTTCACATGGTCATTCAAAAAATGTGATTGAGGCTATTGGTGACATAAAGGCAAACTACAAAAACTGCCAGGTGATAGGCGGAAACATAGCTACTCCCGAGGCTGTCCGTGATCTTGTGAAGGCGGGAGCGGACGGAGTTAAGCTGGGAGTTGGTCCTGGGTCTATCTGTACGACGCGAATTGTAGCTGGCGTAGGAGTGCCGCAGGTATCCGCGATCATCGAATGTTCAAAGGTAGCAAACGAATTGGGGATACCCATGATTGCCGATGGTGGCGTAAAATATTCTGGAGATGTCACAAAGGCGATCGCAGCGGGTGCTAATACAGTCATGATCGGCGGCCTCCTGGCTGGCACTGATGAGAGCCCCGGAGAGTCGGTCCTCTACCAGGGACGATCCTACAAGTCCTATCGAGGGATGGGATCTCTGGAAGCCATGAAAGATGGCTCACGTGATCGTTATGGTCAGCACGAGGGAGTGCAAGAGCATAAGCTAGTACCTGAAGGAATTGTGGGTATGGTACCTGCCAAGGGCCCTGTCGCAGATTCGATCACTCAGCTTATTGGAGGTCTCAAAGCCGGGATGGGGTATCTTGGGGCAAAGACTTTAGATGAACTTAGGTTAAAAGCAACGTTTGTAAAAGTAACCGCCTCTGGACTGAAAGAGTCACACGTCCATGATGTTGTAATAACTAAGGAAGCCCCGAATTACAGAAGAGAATCCTAA
- the amrA gene encoding AmmeMemoRadiSam system protein A yields the protein MSSRKKQVGVDMGLTDEEKNDLLRLVEKVIECRCKGLKTERYEPKSERLKEKCGAFVTIYKKGMLRGCIGWLNASKPLCETIEEMAEAAAFKDPRFRPICADELDFLDYEISVLTPFQRVKDVDEIQVGVDGILVKHGACSGLLLPQVATERNWDRITFLEETCRKACLPRDAWKDPGTEIYKFSADVF from the coding sequence ATGAGCTCCAGAAAAAAACAAGTCGGCGTTGACATGGGATTGACTGACGAAGAAAAAAATGACCTTCTGAGATTAGTTGAGAAGGTTATTGAATGTAGATGTAAGGGCCTGAAGACCGAGCGATATGAGCCAAAATCTGAAAGACTTAAGGAAAAATGTGGCGCATTTGTAACGATTTATAAAAAAGGTATGCTCCGGGGGTGCATAGGATGGCTAAACGCCAGCAAGCCACTTTGTGAGACGATAGAAGAAATGGCTGAAGCCGCGGCTTTCAAGGATCCTCGATTTAGACCGATATGCGCGGATGAATTGGATTTCCTGGATTATGAAATATCTGTCCTTACACCTTTTCAAAGAGTCAAAGATGTTGATGAAATTCAAGTCGGTGTTGATGGTATTCTTGTGAAACATGGCGCTTGTTCAGGGCTGCTTTTGCCTCAGGTCGCAACGGAGCGTAATTGGGATCGAATTACTTTTTTGGAAGAGACATGCCGAAAAGCGTGTCTACCTAGGGACGCATGGAAAGATCCTGGGACCGAAATCTATAAATTCTCTGCGGATGTCTTTTGA
- the sppA gene encoding signal peptide peptidase SppA has protein sequence MKKSRLGVSLAFVMAVMVIFVIIVMTLSRFLDTEDRSSGISEILDYGNKIGVITIEGTILTCDETLKEMKKFRKKSSIRAILLRINSPGGTVAPAQEIYREIEKVRKKKPVVASIETVGASAAYYIASSADRIVCSKGSITGSIGVIMMLPDIHKVIEKIGVNVNVIKAGAFKDIGSGIKPLDDQERDILQNFAKEVHEQFISDVLQGRKGKIEEDKLREIADGRFFTGQSAKELGLVDSMGNFYDAVKVAANLGGIKGEPELEYPKKRWPSYLDLFMDSASKSLMKGMEYIATTRNQAPIPR, from the coding sequence ATGAAAAAATCCAGGCTTGGTGTTTCTTTGGCTTTCGTTATGGCCGTAATGGTAATTTTTGTTATTATTGTAATGACGCTGTCCCGCTTTCTAGATACTGAAGACCGATCTTCTGGAATTTCTGAAATCCTGGATTATGGAAACAAGATTGGGGTAATAACTATAGAAGGAACAATTCTGACTTGTGACGAAACTCTCAAGGAAATGAAAAAGTTCAGAAAGAAATCCTCTATAAGAGCGATTCTGTTGAGGATCAATTCACCGGGAGGAACAGTCGCTCCTGCTCAAGAGATCTACAGGGAAATTGAAAAAGTCAGAAAGAAGAAACCAGTTGTGGCCTCCATTGAAACGGTGGGAGCTTCAGCGGCCTATTATATCGCCTCCAGCGCCGACAGGATTGTGTGTTCAAAAGGCTCAATCACTGGTAGCATAGGGGTGATAATGATGCTGCCGGATATACATAAAGTCATCGAAAAGATTGGTGTAAATGTAAATGTGATCAAGGCCGGCGCTTTCAAAGACATCGGATCTGGGATCAAGCCTCTGGACGATCAAGAGAGGGACATACTTCAAAATTTTGCCAAAGAAGTTCATGAGCAGTTCATTTCTGATGTGCTTCAAGGCCGCAAGGGAAAAATTGAAGAGGATAAGTTACGTGAAATAGCTGATGGCAGATTTTTTACGGGACAGTCTGCTAAGGAATTGGGGTTGGTTGATTCGATGGGGAATTTCTACGACGCTGTGAAAGTCGCAGCAAATTTGGGTGGAATTAAGGGAGAGCCTGAACTCGAGTACCCGAAGAAAAGGTGGCCCAGTTATCTTGATCTTTTCATGGATTCAGCTTCCAAAAGCCTAATGAAAGGAATGGAATACATTGCTACGACCAGAAATCAAGCGCCGATTCCGCGTTGA
- a CDS encoding heparinase II/III family protein, giving the protein MKYPDIPKRYFATDLSLFRSELVKHGDLQTVKEIGSEPSHAVIHGKGKISLSLIPRFSNLESYNSLRLTLINRSEHLILVGLNLIHGAGVPQKDGEGISFSGGREFLYPGRLCCLNFPVESFGAYGKPRGWENISKIDLIFETEKFAAAPGEFEIEFRELEAVKRLVPAGPRLSQDGLEHLLLKEMDSHSFSKTNFSPSSPSPNGSNARRKTSWVPFSAQDPGLYVEPPHSFPLETALEILNGKIMGQSLPSGIPWHANPTGELEWPHFLNRHHFLRTLIQDYVTTGNKSSMQMVLNVLEDWIQNCPVPINSNGGAGPTWETLTVAWRLREWFWVKGILWNAESFPKAVKSLMLRSVWEHARSLMDHQGHPNNWMIVESAALACAGMIFPELKQANRWVETGIKRLAQEHDRQFFDDSSHFEISTLYHAICIHSILEVRIVAEAVGVPLPLLFYEPLEKSFQYLMDIARPDFTWPSINDSGSFDRDYCQLFARAAHIFNRSDFKWVATKGIKGEPPNRNFCCFPDSGICVIKGTEKKEKKWGLFRAGPAGAFHVHNDVLSIEIFDRKFPWLVDPGITKYAPDPLTSKYRSGLFHNILTVDGVEPTRSTARISERIKSVRDKIQAFEKENSIAVFGVSHELLDKHGNSCSLERGLVLYRNSFWVLFEHVSGKGIHDIVHNWQFSHHVKSVRLAEPFKIIASNEYSQLVIEKLMPDEPSKFDTVRGGINPLRGWVSVGGTDKASYSVRCKTLIELPALFCWTIHGCWNSN; this is encoded by the coding sequence ATGAAATACCCGGACATCCCAAAGCGATACTTTGCCACCGACCTGTCACTGTTCAGATCTGAACTTGTTAAACATGGGGATCTTCAGACAGTTAAGGAGATAGGATCCGAACCGTCCCACGCAGTCATTCATGGCAAGGGAAAAATCTCTCTGTCTTTAATTCCTCGTTTTTCAAATCTCGAGTCTTACAATTCCCTGAGACTAACTCTTATCAACCGTTCAGAACATCTTATTCTTGTAGGACTTAATCTGATCCACGGAGCGGGTGTTCCTCAGAAAGACGGAGAAGGGATATCATTTTCCGGTGGCCGAGAGTTCCTTTATCCTGGAAGATTATGTTGTCTCAACTTTCCTGTAGAAAGTTTCGGAGCCTACGGAAAACCACGCGGATGGGAAAATATTTCCAAAATTGATCTGATTTTTGAGACTGAAAAATTCGCGGCCGCTCCAGGGGAATTTGAAATCGAATTTCGTGAGCTTGAGGCCGTAAAACGTCTTGTCCCAGCAGGCCCAAGACTGTCTCAAGATGGTCTGGAGCATCTGCTACTCAAGGAGATGGACTCTCATTCTTTCTCTAAGACTAATTTCAGCCCCAGCTCTCCCAGTCCGAATGGATCAAATGCTCGTCGCAAAACAAGCTGGGTTCCTTTCTCAGCGCAGGACCCGGGTTTATATGTAGAGCCGCCGCATTCTTTTCCGCTGGAAACGGCATTAGAGATACTAAACGGTAAAATAATGGGGCAATCCCTCCCGTCCGGGATTCCATGGCATGCCAATCCTACCGGCGAACTTGAATGGCCGCACTTTCTGAACCGCCATCATTTTCTCCGAACCCTGATTCAGGATTATGTGACCACGGGGAATAAATCATCCATGCAAATGGTCTTGAACGTCCTCGAAGATTGGATTCAAAATTGCCCTGTTCCTATAAACTCCAATGGAGGAGCAGGACCGACATGGGAAACACTAACAGTTGCGTGGAGATTGAGAGAATGGTTTTGGGTGAAGGGAATTTTATGGAATGCCGAATCATTCCCCAAAGCCGTCAAATCCTTAATGCTTCGCTCGGTCTGGGAACACGCTCGAAGCCTTATGGACCACCAGGGCCATCCGAACAACTGGATGATAGTTGAATCGGCGGCTCTTGCCTGTGCAGGCATGATTTTCCCAGAATTAAAACAGGCAAACCGATGGGTGGAAACGGGCATAAAAAGATTGGCCCAGGAACACGACAGACAATTTTTTGACGATTCGTCGCACTTTGAGATTTCTACGCTTTATCACGCGATCTGTATCCACTCGATTCTTGAAGTGAGGATTGTGGCTGAAGCCGTTGGTGTCCCTTTGCCCCTGCTATTTTATGAGCCGCTGGAAAAGAGTTTTCAATATTTAATGGATATAGCGAGACCCGATTTTACGTGGCCTTCTATAAATGATTCAGGGAGTTTTGATAGGGACTACTGTCAACTCTTCGCCAGAGCGGCTCACATATTCAACAGATCGGATTTTAAGTGGGTAGCTACCAAAGGGATTAAAGGGGAACCTCCCAACCGGAATTTTTGTTGTTTCCCAGATTCGGGTATATGCGTGATAAAAGGAACTGAAAAAAAAGAGAAAAAATGGGGCCTATTTAGAGCTGGACCAGCCGGAGCTTTTCACGTCCACAACGATGTCCTTTCAATAGAAATCTTTGATAGAAAATTCCCATGGTTGGTCGATCCCGGAATAACCAAGTATGCTCCAGATCCTTTAACCTCAAAGTATCGGTCAGGCTTGTTCCACAATATTCTAACTGTTGACGGTGTCGAACCGACGAGATCTACTGCGAGAATTTCCGAACGAATCAAATCAGTCCGAGACAAAATTCAGGCTTTCGAAAAAGAGAATTCTATCGCTGTTTTTGGCGTTTCCCATGAATTGCTCGACAAGCACGGCAATAGTTGTTCACTGGAACGAGGCCTCGTTCTTTATAGAAACTCATTCTGGGTTCTTTTTGAACACGTCTCAGGAAAAGGGATTCATGACATTGTTCATAACTGGCAGTTTTCCCATCATGTAAAAAGCGTCCGGTTGGCCGAACCATTTAAAATAATCGCATCCAATGAATACTCGCAATTAGTTATCGAGAAGTTAATGCCCGACGAACCCAGCAAGTTCGACACTGTGAGAGGCGGTATCAATCCTCTTAGAGGATGGGTTTCGGTAGGAGGGACTGACAAAGCGTCTTATTCGGTCCGTTGTAAAACACTAATAGAACTGCCCGCTCTTTTCTGCTGGACAATTCATGGATGCTGGAATTCCAACTAG